One uncultured Flavobacterium sp. DNA segment encodes these proteins:
- a CDS encoding OmpA family protein gives MKNYILLCIIIVSVFSSNSYSQKNKLASGDKKYDNYAYIDAIKTYERVAKKGYKSEDMFKKLGNSFYFNSEFDKAAKWYGELFAMNAEQEPEYYYRYAQSLKSTGDTAKANQMFDLFHQKSKNDNRAKLYGENKNYLDIIKANSGRYNIEDAGINSKYSDYGTTFYQNKLVFTSARDTGNFDQRKHKWTGEHFTNLYQSDLDENFNPNAPKKFKSKINSKFHEATPVFTKDGKTVYFTRNNYLNGKKGKDEHKITLVKIYKATFEKNEWGNITELPFDSNSYSTAHPALSPDEKMMYFASDMPGTIGQSDIFKVSIDANGVFGTPVNLGTPVNTEGKETFPYVTDDDEIYFASDGHPGLGGLDVFAGKIAKDGTISNIQNVGADVNSPKDDFAYVIETKSRKGFFSSNKDGGRGSDDIYKFLETKRLYCVQELYGVVTDLASGEILPDTKLTLYDSNYKMITTTTSDKDGNYKFPVECGMSYAVRAEKDKYTTKEVPVTILKENGRTNLPIALEKAECVVTVGDDLAKCFGIKMIYFDLDKSDIRVEAAIDLEKILDVLNQYPSMKLDIRSHTDSRASFKYNEALSDRRAKSTIQWLIKNGVAPNRLTGKGYGETQLVNGCSDNVPCTEAEHQMNRRSEFLVSAL, from the coding sequence ATGAAAAATTATATACTCCTTTGCATAATAATAGTAAGTGTTTTTTCATCTAACAGTTATTCACAAAAGAACAAACTAGCTTCCGGAGATAAAAAATACGATAACTATGCCTACATTGATGCTATTAAAACCTATGAACGGGTAGCAAAAAAAGGATACAAATCAGAAGATATGTTCAAGAAATTAGGTAATTCCTTTTACTTTAATTCTGAATTTGATAAAGCCGCAAAATGGTATGGTGAATTGTTTGCCATGAATGCAGAACAAGAACCTGAGTATTATTATCGATATGCCCAATCGCTAAAATCTACGGGGGACACGGCCAAAGCCAATCAAATGTTTGATTTATTCCATCAAAAATCAAAAAATGACAACAGGGCCAAGCTGTACGGAGAAAACAAAAATTATCTTGATATTATTAAAGCCAACTCAGGACGATATAATATCGAAGATGCAGGTATTAACAGTAAATATTCAGATTATGGAACTACATTCTATCAAAACAAACTTGTTTTCACTTCAGCCAGAGATACTGGTAACTTTGATCAGAGAAAACACAAATGGACAGGCGAGCATTTTACAAATTTATATCAATCCGACCTCGATGAAAATTTTAATCCTAACGCTCCAAAAAAGTTTAAATCAAAAATAAATTCAAAATTCCACGAAGCAACACCTGTGTTCACAAAAGATGGAAAAACAGTTTATTTTACAAGAAACAACTATCTTAATGGTAAAAAAGGAAAAGATGAACATAAAATTACTCTGGTAAAAATATATAAAGCCACTTTTGAAAAAAACGAATGGGGAAATATAACCGAATTGCCTTTTGACAGCAATAGTTATAGCACAGCGCATCCTGCTTTAAGTCCGGATGAGAAAATGATGTATTTTGCATCAGATATGCCCGGAACAATTGGACAATCGGATATTTTTAAAGTAAGTATCGATGCCAATGGTGTATTTGGTACTCCTGTAAATTTGGGAACTCCAGTTAATACCGAAGGGAAAGAAACTTTTCCTTATGTAACAGATGACGATGAAATTTATTTTGCATCAGATGGACATCCCGGACTTGGAGGATTGGATGTATTTGCCGGAAAAATAGCAAAAGATGGTACTATAAGTAACATTCAAAATGTTGGTGCTGATGTTAACTCTCCAAAAGACGATTTTGCCTATGTAATTGAGACTAAGTCACGAAAAGGTTTCTTTTCATCCAACAAAGATGGCGGAAGGGGTTCTGATGATATTTATAAATTTTTAGAAACTAAAAGACTCTATTGTGTTCAGGAGTTGTATGGGGTTGTTACTGATCTGGCATCGGGCGAAATTCTGCCGGATACCAAGCTGACTCTGTACGACAGCAATTACAAAATGATCACTACTACAACTTCTGATAAAGACGGTAATTATAAATTTCCTGTTGAGTGCGGTATGTCGTATGCAGTGCGTGCCGAAAAAGATAAATATACCACCAAAGAGGTTCCTGTAACCATCTTAAAAGAAAACGGAAGAACTAATTTACCTATAGCGTTGGAAAAAGCGGAATGTGTGGTAACCGTTGGTGATGATTTAGCAAAATGTTTTGGTATAAAAATGATCTATTTTGATCTGGATAAATCTGATATACGTGTAGAAGCTGCTATAGATCTTGAAAAAATACTCGATGTATTGAATCAATATCCGTCTATGAAACTCGATATTCGTTCGCATACAGATAGTAGAGCATCATTTAAATACAATGAAGCCTTATCTGACAGAAGAGCTAAATCAACCATTCAATGGCTTATTAAAAACGGCGTGGCTCCAAACAGATTAACCGGTAAAGGATACGGGGAAACACAACTCGTAAACGGATGCTCTGATAATGTACCTTGTACTGAAGCGGAACACCAAATGAACAGAAGAAGTGAGTTTCTTGTTTCGGCTTTATGA
- a CDS encoding gliding motility-associated C-terminal domain-containing protein, protein MEKLLLSFSNYLRDIKKIYFVILFLLSSLVGLAQTITTNKTVTANATNCGVINVKLDITGANPPSRESDVILVIDVSGSMGFPIAGDTKTSMDYAKLAAKSFVSQASANTNNRISVVSYTTTAKLEIGLTYLTVAGVNAINAKIDALTATSATNIQDGLVKAETELETNGRFNCETARSIILLTDGVTNRTGPTGSTTCSTSTSSACVTSAITAATNAKTTVKSAITYNNQIFSVGLFGGISGDINTPGTDRYVAKYTLDNIQGSAAYITYNAADLTAIYNQIATQISWVAQSLIEKETIIPGFTIGSITVSKGTTSTAGQVITWNTDFLNSETITLNYQLTPTGSACGNQTVSTSTLTFQNSTCTNDSSTITSPSYFVPCAPVITGNLNACGSTILTATTNAASPTYIWLKDNVVIAGQTASTLTVTASGVYTVKVKNGSTNCELTSAGVTVVISPAAALTAPANATISGCGTNAITGLLYSPTSTTITLAQLNSAGGSLSNSGSIGTYTISYSDTSTGTCPIVVTRTFKVTTGCGNVTANQTITIQDTTAPIWSTAPTALNVTLQCSDTNGLTTAQNQAPVATDNCNGTVTYTKTSGSFVAGNCANSGTYTNTWVAKDVCLNTSTTFTQVITIQDTTAPIWTTAPTALNATLQCSDTNGLTTAQSQAPVATDNCNGTVTYIKTSGSFVTGNCANSGTYTNTWIAKDVCLNTSTTFTQVITIEDTTAPTWTTAPTALNVTLQCSNTAGLATAQSQAPVATDNCNGTVTYTKTSGSFVAGNCANSGTYTNTWVAKDVCLNTSTTFTQVITIEDTTAPTWTTAPTALNITLQCSNTAGLATAQSQAPVATDNCNGTVTYTKTSGSFVAGNCVNSGTYTNTWVAKDVCLNTSTTFTQVITIEDTTAPIWTTAPTALNVTLQCSDVNGLTTAQNQAPVATDNCNGTVTYTKTNGNFVAGNCANSGTYTNTWVAKDVCLNTSTTFTQVITIEDTTAPTWTTAPTALNVTLQCSDANSLTTAQNQAPVATDNCNGTVTYTKTSGVFVVGNCANSGTYTNTWVAKDVCLNTSTTFTQVITIEDTTAPTWTTAPTALNVTLQCSDANGLTTAQNQTPVATDNCNGTVTYTKTSGNFVAGNCVNSGTYTNTWVAKDVCLNTSATFTQIITIEDTTAPIWTTAPTDLNATLECSDTAGLATVQSEAPIATDNCNGTVTYTKTSGSFVAGNCANSGTYTNTWVAKDVCLNTSTTFTQVITIKDTTAPTWTTAATALNVTLQCSDTEGLNNAQSQAPIATDNCSTVTYSKVSGQFQRGSCGSTGTYTNTWTAKDVCNNTSTVFTQVITVQDTAIPIWITQAGSLDVTLQCSDVNGLAEAQNQAPSATANCSIVTYIKTSGQFVANESCSNSGTYTNSWIAKDDCGNITSAFTQVITIEDTTKPTWTTQAGALDVTVQCSDTEALASAQATFPVATDNCDSDVSNIVKTSGQFVANESCRNSGTYTNTWTVKDDCGNTSDTFTQVITIEDTTKPTWTTQAGTLDVTVQCSDREGLATAQNQFPVATDNCDGDVSNIVKTSGQFVANESCSNSGTYTNTWTVKDDCGNTSDTFTQVITIEDTTKPTWTTQAGTLDVTIQCSDREGLATAQNQFPVATDNCDSDVSNIVKTSGQFVASESCSNSGTYTNIWTVKDECGNTSDTFTQVITLEDTTAPTWTTVAGTLDATVQCSDTEGLNNAQGQAPVATDNCSTVTYTKVSGQFQRGSCGSTGTYTNTWTAKDVCNNTSTVFTQVITVHDTAIPIWITQAGSLDITLQCSDVNGLTEAQNQAPSATANCSIVTYIKTSGQFMASESCSNSGTYTNSWIAKDDCGNITSAFTQVITIEDTTKPTWTTQAGTLDVTVQCSDTEALASAQATFPVATDNCDSDVSNIVKISGQFVANESCRNSGTYTNTWTVKDDCGNTSDTFTQVITIEDTTKPTWTTVAGTLDVTIQCSDTEALASAQATFPVATDNCDSDVSNIVKTSGQFMASESCRNSGTYTNTWTVKDECGNTSDTFTQVITIEDTTKPTWTTVAGTLDVTIQCSDTEALASAQATFPVATDNCDGDVSNIVKTSGQFMASESCSNSGTYTNTWTVKDECGNTSDTFTQVITIEDTTKPTWTTQAETLDVTIQCSDTEALASAQATFPVATDNCDGDVSNIIKTSGQFVASQSCSNSGTYTNTWTVKDKCGNTSDTFTQVITLEDTTKPTFTGNLPADITVSCDAVPTPATITASDNCNADNVSIAYLETKSSIENECSTNYILTRKWTASDCSGNTATYTQVITVKDTTAPTGTAPADITGLQNISDVPVASTGAITNAVDNCSQTVNITVSDSNNGGTGCQDSPYIVTRTYTLSDCAGNTTTLVQTITVLRDNQTPVTYNAEACNADTSPVNLFDFLPKNTPPDGTWVNTRDNSTLQGNLLTVFGLALGDYVFEYKILSEACPRSILLNLSVNDKCKVLACETILVHNAFSPNGDSINDRFVIDGIDDTTCYPSNDIEIYNRWGILVFETKNYNNTTNAFDGISRGRTTISQSAGLPSGTYFYILNYTSVDGNGAIQTNRKDGYLYLSK, encoded by the coding sequence ATGGAAAAATTATTACTCTCTTTCAGCAATTATTTACGAGATATAAAAAAAATATACTTTGTAATATTATTTCTTCTATCCTCTTTAGTTGGTTTAGCACAAACAATTACTACTAATAAAACAGTTACTGCAAATGCTACTAATTGTGGTGTTATTAATGTAAAACTAGATATTACAGGTGCTAATCCTCCTTCTAGGGAATCGGATGTAATTTTGGTTATTGATGTTTCCGGTAGTATGGGTTTTCCTATTGCTGGTGATACAAAAACATCTATGGATTATGCCAAACTTGCTGCAAAATCATTTGTTAGTCAGGCTTCTGCCAATACTAATAATCGAATTTCTGTCGTGTCATATACAACAACAGCTAAACTTGAAATTGGTTTAACTTACCTAACCGTTGCCGGTGTAAATGCCATAAATGCAAAAATTGACGCCTTAACTGCTACTAGTGCAACAAATATTCAGGATGGTCTTGTAAAAGCCGAAACAGAATTAGAAACTAATGGAAGATTTAATTGTGAAACTGCCAGAAGCATTATTTTATTAACAGATGGGGTAACAAATAGAACCGGCCCTACCGGCAGTACAACTTGCTCCACCAGCACTTCATCCGCATGCGTAACTAGTGCTATAACAGCTGCTACAAATGCAAAAACTACTGTAAAATCCGCAATAACTTACAATAATCAAATTTTTTCCGTTGGTCTATTTGGAGGAATTTCTGGTGATATAAATACTCCTGGAACAGATAGATATGTTGCAAAATATACTTTGGATAATATTCAAGGCAGCGCAGCTTACATTACGTATAACGCTGCTGACTTAACGGCAATTTACAATCAGATAGCAACTCAAATATCATGGGTAGCTCAAAGTTTGATTGAGAAAGAAACTATTATTCCTGGTTTTACAATAGGTTCTATCACCGTAAGCAAAGGAACAACTTCTACAGCTGGACAAGTTATTACGTGGAATACTGATTTTTTGAATTCTGAAACCATTACATTAAATTACCAGTTGACTCCTACCGGAAGTGCTTGCGGTAACCAAACCGTTAGTACATCGACTCTAACCTTCCAAAATTCAACGTGCACAAATGATTCCAGTACTATAACGAGCCCAAGTTACTTTGTTCCCTGCGCACCTGTAATAACAGGAAATTTAAATGCATGTGGATCAACGATTTTAACAGCAACAACAAATGCTGCTTCGCCAACTTATATTTGGCTTAAAGACAATGTTGTTATAGCTGGACAAACTGCATCGACACTAACAGTAACTGCTAGTGGGGTATATACTGTAAAAGTAAAAAATGGCTCTACAAACTGTGAATTAACTTCAGCAGGTGTAACAGTCGTGATTAGCCCGGCAGCAGCACTTACTGCTCCTGCGAATGCAACAATATCAGGATGTGGAACAAATGCAATTACTGGCCTGCTCTATAGCCCAACCAGTACTACAATTACACTTGCTCAACTAAACTCGGCTGGAGGATCATTGTCAAATAGCGGATCTATTGGAACTTATACAATATCCTACTCTGATACTTCAACAGGTACTTGCCCGATTGTAGTAACCCGAACATTTAAAGTTACAACAGGTTGCGGTAATGTTACTGCTAATCAAACAATCACTATACAAGATACTACTGCACCAATATGGAGCACTGCGCCAACAGCATTAAATGTAACATTACAATGTAGCGATACTAATGGTTTAACAACTGCTCAAAACCAAGCACCAGTGGCTACTGATAATTGTAACGGAACAGTAACGTATACTAAAACAAGCGGTAGCTTTGTAGCTGGCAATTGTGCCAATTCAGGTACCTATACCAACACTTGGGTTGCTAAAGATGTTTGTTTAAATACTTCTACAACATTTACTCAGGTAATTACCATACAAGATACTACTGCTCCAATATGGACCACTGCACCAACAGCATTAAATGCAACATTACAATGTAGTGATACTAATGGTTTAACAACTGCACAAAGTCAGGCTCCTGTAGCAACAGATAATTGCAACGGAACAGTAACGTATATTAAAACAAGCGGTAGCTTTGTTACGGGTAATTGTGCAAATTCCGGTACCTATACCAACACTTGGATTGCCAAAGATGTTTGTTTAAATACTTCTACAACATTTACTCAGGTAATTACTATCGAAGATACTACTGCGCCAACATGGACTACTGCACCAACAGCTTTAAATGTAACACTGCAATGTAGCAATACAGCAGGGCTAGCAACTGCACAAAGTCAGGCTCCTGTAGCAACAGATAACTGCAACGGAACAGTAACGTACACTAAAACAAGTGGTAGTTTTGTAGCGGGTAATTGTGCCAATTCAGGTACCTATACCAATACATGGGTTGCTAAAGATGTTTGTTTAAATACTTCTACAACATTTACTCAGGTAATTACTATAGAAGATACCACTGCGCCAACATGGACTACTGCACCAACAGCTTTAAATATAACACTGCAATGTAGCAATACAGCAGGGCTAGCAACTGCACAAAGTCAGGCTCCTGTAGCTACTGATAACTGCAACGGAACTGTAACATATACTAAAACAAGCGGTAGCTTTGTAGCAGGTAATTGTGTAAATTCCGGTACCTATACCAATACATGGGTTGCTAAAGATGTTTGTTTAAATACTTCTACAACATTTACTCAGGTAATTACTATAGAAGACACTACTGCACCAATATGGACTACTGCTCCAACAGCTTTAAATGTAACATTACAATGTAGTGATGTTAATGGTTTAACAACTGCTCAAAACCAAGCACCAGTAGCTACTGATAACTGCAACGGAACGGTAACATATACTAAAACAAACGGTAATTTTGTAGCAGGTAATTGTGCAAATTCCGGAACCTATACCAATACATGGGTTGCTAAAGATGTTTGTTTAAATACTTCTACAACATTTACTCAGGTAATTACTATCGAAGATACTACTGCTCCAACATGGACTACTGCTCCAACAGCATTAAATGTAACATTACAATGTAGTGATGCTAATAGTTTAACAACTGCTCAAAATCAGGCTCCCGTAGCTACTGATAACTGCAACGGAACAGTAACGTACACTAAAACAAGTGGTGTTTTTGTAGTGGGTAATTGTGCTAATTCTGGCACCTATACCAATACATGGGTTGCTAAAGATGTTTGTTTAAATACTTCTACAACATTTACTCAGGTAATTACTATCGAAGATACTACTGCTCCAACATGGACTACTGCTCCAACAGCATTAAATGTAACATTACAATGTAGTGATGCTAATGGTTTAACAACTGCTCAAAACCAAACACCAGTAGCTACTGATAATTGCAACGGAACGGTAACTTACACTAAAACAAGCGGTAATTTTGTAGCAGGTAATTGTGTAAATTCCGGAACCTATACCAATACATGGGTTGCTAAAGATGTTTGTTTAAATACTTCTGCAACTTTCACCCAAATAATTACTATCGAAGATACTACTGCGCCAATATGGACTACTGCTCCAACAGATTTAAATGCAACCTTGGAATGTAGTGATACAGCAGGATTGGCAACTGTACAAAGTGAGGCTCCCATAGCAACTGATAATTGCAACGGAACAGTAACCTATACTAAAACAAGCGGTAGCTTTGTTGCAGGTAATTGTGCTAATTCCGGTACTTATACCAACACTTGGGTAGCTAAAGATGTTTGTTTGAACACCAGTACTACTTTCACTCAGGTAATTACTATCAAAGATACTACGGCGCCAACCTGGACTACTGCAGCAACTGCACTAAATGTAACACTGCAATGTAGCGATACAGAAGGACTAAATAATGCGCAAAGTCAGGCTCCTATAGCAACAGATAATTGTTCAACCGTAACTTACTCTAAAGTGAGTGGTCAATTCCAAAGAGGAAGTTGTGGCAGCACAGGTACTTATACCAATACATGGACTGCAAAAGACGTTTGTAACAATACATCAACTGTTTTCACACAAGTAATTACTGTTCAGGATACTGCTATTCCAATCTGGATTACACAAGCAGGATCATTAGATGTTACATTACAATGTAGTGATGTAAATGGTTTAGCAGAAGCCCAAAATCAGGCGCCAAGCGCTACAGCTAATTGTTCAATTGTTACCTATATCAAAACAAGTGGTCAGTTTGTAGCTAATGAATCTTGCAGTAATTCCGGTACTTATACTAATAGCTGGATTGCCAAAGACGATTGCGGAAATATTACTAGTGCTTTCACGCAAGTGATCACTATCGAAGATACTACTAAACCAACATGGACTACACAAGCAGGAGCATTAGACGTAACTGTTCAATGTAGTGATACTGAAGCTTTGGCTTCTGCGCAAGCAACCTTCCCTGTTGCAACTGATAATTGTGATAGCGACGTGAGTAATATTGTAAAAACCAGTGGTCAGTTTGTAGCTAATGAATCTTGTCGTAACTCCGGTACTTATACTAATACCTGGACGGTTAAAGACGATTGTGGAAACACTTCGGATACTTTCACCCAAGTAATTACTATCGAAGATACAACTAAACCAACCTGGACTACACAAGCCGGAACATTAGACGTAACTGTTCAATGTAGTGATCGCGAAGGACTGGCAACTGCTCAAAATCAATTCCCTGTGGCAACCGATAATTGTGACGGAGATGTGAGCAATATCGTAAAAACCAGCGGTCAGTTTGTAGCTAATGAATCTTGTAGTAATTCTGGTACTTATACTAATACATGGACTGTTAAAGACGATTGTGGAAACACTTCGGATACTTTCACACAGGTAATTACTATCGAAGATACTACTAAACCAACCTGGACTACACAAGCAGGAACATTAGACGTAACTATTCAATGTAGTGATCGTGAAGGACTGGCAACTGCTCAAAATCAATTCCCTGTGGCAACCGATAATTGTGATAGTGATGTGAGTAATATCGTAAAAACCAGTGGTCAGTTTGTAGCTTCTGAATCTTGTAGTAACTCTGGTACTTATACTAATATCTGGACGGTTAAAGATGAATGTGGAAACACTTCGGATACTTTCACGCAAGTGATTACTCTTGAAGATACTACTGCGCCAACCTGGACTACAGTCGCAGGAACATTAGACGCAACTGTTCAATGCAGCGATACAGAAGGGCTAAATAATGCGCAAGGTCAGGCTCCTGTAGCAACAGATAATTGTTCAACCGTAACTTACACTAAAGTGAGCGGACAATTCCAAAGAGGAAGCTGTGGCAGCACAGGAACTTATACCAACACATGGACTGCAAAAGACGTTTGTAACAATACATCAACTGTTTTCACACAAGTAATTACCGTTCATGATACTGCTATTCCAATCTGGATTACACAAGCAGGATCATTAGATATTACATTACAATGTAGTGATGTAAACGGTTTAACAGAAGCCCAAAATCAAGCGCCAAGCGCAACAGCTAATTGTTCAATTGTTACCTATATCAAAACAAGTGGTCAATTTATGGCTTCTGAGTCTTGTAGTAATTCCGGAACTTATACTAATAGCTGGATTGCCAAAGACGATTGCGGAAATATTACCAGTGCTTTCACACAAGTGATCACTATCGAAGATACTACTAAACCAACCTGGACTACACAAGCAGGAACATTAGACGTAACGGTTCAATGTAGCGATACTGAAGCTTTGGCTTCTGCGCAAGCAACCTTCCCTGTTGCAACTGATAATTGTGATAGCGATGTGAGTAATATTGTAAAAATCAGTGGTCAGTTTGTAGCTAATGAATCTTGTCGTAACTCCGGTACTTATACTAATACCTGGACGGTTAAAGACGATTGTGGAAACACTTCGGATACTTTCACCCAAGTAATTACTATCGAAGATACAACTAAACCAACCTGGACTACAGTCGCAGGAACATTAGACGTAACTATTCAATGTAGCGATACTGAGGCTTTGGCTTCTGCGCAAGCGACCTTCCCTGTTGCAACTGATAATTGTGATAGCGATGTGAGCAATATCGTAAAAACCAGCGGTCAGTTTATGGCTTCTGAATCTTGCAGAAATTCAGGTACTTATACTAATACCTGGACGGTTAAGGATGAGTGTGGAAACACTTCGGATACTTTCACTCAGGTGATTACTATCGAAGATACTACTAAACCAACCTGGACTACAGTGGCCGGAACACTTGATGTAACTATTCAATGCAGCGATACTGAGGCTTTGGCTTCTGCGCAGGCAACATTCCCTGTTGCAACTGATAATTGTGATGGAGATGTGAGCAATATCGTAAAAACCAGCGGTCAGTTTATGGCTTCTGAGTCTTGTAGTAATTCCGGTACTTATACTAATACCTGGACGGTTAAGGATGAATGTGGAAACACTTCGGATACTTTCACACAAGTGATTACTATAGAAGATACTACTAAACCAACCTGGACTACACAAGCAGAAACATTAGACGTAACTATTCAATGTAGCGATACTGAGGCTTTGGCTTCTGCGCAAGCGACCTTCCCTGTTGCAACTGATAATTGTGATGGAGATGTGAGCAATATTATAAAAACCAGCGGTCAGTTTGTAGCTTCTCAATCTTGTAGTAATTCCGGCACTTACACCAATACATGGACTGTTAAAGATAAATGTGGAAACACTTCGGATACTTTCACGCAAGTAATTACTCTTGAAGATACCACTAAACCAACTTTCACAGGAAACTTACCTGCTGATATTACAGTATCTTGCGATGCAGTTCCTACACCTGCAACTATAACAGCTTCTGACAATTGTAATGCAGATAATGTATCTATTGCTTATCTTGAAACAAAAAGTAGCATCGAAAATGAATGTAGTACCAATTATATTCTGACTCGTAAATGGACTGCCAGCGATTGTTCCGGTAATACAGCTACATACACTCAGGTAATAACCGTTAAGGATACTACGGCTCCAACAGGAACAGCTCCGGCAGATATTACTGGTTTACAAAACATATCAGATGTTCCGGTTGCCAGCACGGGTGCAATAACCAATGCTGTCGATAACTGTAGCCAAACAGTAAATATAACAGTAAGCGATTCTAATAACGGAGGTACCGGCTGTCAAGACAGTCCATACATTGTAACCAGAACATACACTTTGTCTGATTGTGCAGGTAATACAACTACATTGGTACAAACAATAACTGTTCTTCGTGACAATCAAACTCCGGTGACCTACAATGCCGAAGCTTGTAATGCGGATACATCTCCGGTTAATTTATTCGATTTTTTACCTAAAAACACTCCTCCTGATGGAACTTGGGTAAATACAAGAGATAATAGTACACTTCAAGGCAATTTACTAACTGTTTTTGGACTTGCGCTTGGTGATTATGTATTTGAGTACAAAATTCTAAGTGAAGCTTGTCCTCGAAGCATATTATTGAATCTTTCTGTCAATGATAAGTGTAAAGTACTGGCATGCGAAACAATACTCGTACATAACGCCTTCTCTCCAAATGGAGATAGCATAAATGATAGATTTGTTATTGATGGTATTGACGATACCACTTGTTATCCAAGTAATGATATAGAAATATACAATCGCTGGGGAATATTAGTATTTGAAACTAAAAACTATAACAACACAACCAATGCATTTGATGGTATTTCAAGAGGAAGAACAACTATAAGTCAATCAGCTGGTCTTCCCTCAGGAACTTACTTTTATATTCTTAATTACACTTCCGTAGATGGAAATGGTGCAATTCAAACGAATAGAAAAGATGGATATCTATATCTGAGCAAGTAA
- a CDS encoding type IX secretion system membrane protein PorP/SprF: MRTKLFSFVLMFTAILSYAQQDAQFTQYMYNTININPAYAGSRGALSIFGLYRTQWVGLDGAPKTSTFSVNSPINNSNLGVGASLVSDKIGPTNETTFSADLSYTVQTSADFKLSFGIKGTANLFNLDINKLNPASQGDPQFQDLSNKFSPNVGAGVYWHSSKAYIGLSIPNFIETNRYDNNDVAIFKDKINYYFMAGYVFDLGPEVKFKPATLFKMVQGAPLQADISANFMFIDKVVVGVAYRWSAAMSAMVGFQVTDGLYIGYGYDRETTNLNNYNSGSHEIFLRFELFQNNGKITTPRFF; the protein is encoded by the coding sequence ATGAGAACAAAATTATTTTCTTTCGTTTTGATGTTTACAGCTATTCTAAGTTATGCACAACAAGATGCTCAATTTACACAATACATGTACAACACCATAAATATTAATCCGGCTTATGCAGGATCGCGAGGAGCCTTGAGTATTTTCGGTTTATACCGTACCCAATGGGTTGGACTTGACGGAGCTCCTAAAACTAGCACCTTTTCGGTCAATTCGCCAATAAATAATAGCAACTTAGGAGTAGGTGCTTCACTGGTTAGCGATAAAATTGGCCCAACTAATGAAACCACTTTTTCTGCTGATCTCTCCTACACTGTACAAACCTCAGCAGATTTTAAACTTTCATTTGGTATTAAAGGAACAGCTAATTTATTTAATCTTGATATTAATAAATTAAACCCTGCCAGTCAGGGAGATCCACAATTTCAGGATTTAAGCAATAAGTTCTCTCCAAATGTAGGTGCAGGTGTCTATTGGCATTCCAGTAAAGCCTACATAGGGTTATCAATTCCAAATTTTATCGAGACCAATCGCTATGACAATAATGATGTAGCCATTTTTAAAGATAAAATCAATTATTACTTTATGGCTGGCTACGTATTTGATTTGGGTCCGGAAGTAAAATTCAAACCGGCAACACTTTTCAAAATGGTACAAGGAGCTCCGTTACAGGCAGATATTTCGGCCAATTTCATGTTCATCGACAAAGTTGTGGTTGGAGTGGCTTACAGATGGAGTGCTGCAATGAGTGCTATGGTAGGATTCCAGGTTACTGATGGTTTATATATAGGTTATGGTTATGATCGTGAAACCACTAACTTAAATAATTACAACTCAGGTTCGCACGAAATTTTCCTGCGCTTCGAACTGTTCCAAAACAATGGTAAAATAACAACTCCACGTTTCTTCTAA
- a CDS encoding CopG family transcriptional regulator, giving the protein MTRQSISLTAPNEEWLKNQVNTEEFSSKSEAINYLIKQARSQEEYYEFVRAKIDKGEKSGFAKKQTREEMLAEFKKDLPNV; this is encoded by the coding sequence ATGACACGACAAAGTATATCATTAACTGCTCCTAATGAAGAGTGGTTGAAAAATCAGGTTAACACAGAAGAGTTTAGTAGTAAAAGTGAAGCTATTAACTATTTGATTAAACAAGCCCGTTCACAAGAGGAATACTATGAGTTTGTGAGAGCTAAAATAGATAAGGGAGAAAAAAGTGGTTTTGCAAAAAAACAAACTAGAGAAGAAATGTTAGCCGAATTTAAAAAAGATTTGCCTAATGTATAG